In Nocardia yunnanensis, one DNA window encodes the following:
- the aroA gene encoding 3-phosphoshikimate 1-carboxyvinyltransferase: protein MPRKGRNPRDTPVIWEDGAVTFWPAPHVRVPVHATVTLPGSKSITNRALILAALADRPSTLTGALRSRDTNLMIEALRAMGAGIEGEGETLVVTPPAEFSSAMVDCGLAGTVMRFLPPVAALAHGDVAFDGDEQARVRPLTTILDALRALGLDIDGNALPFVVHGTGTLRGGPVTIDASGSSQFVSGLLLSAARFEQGITVNHDGAALPSMPHIEMTVEMLRRADVRVDAPNDSRKAQTWTVAPGPIRAVDWEIEPDLSNATPFLAAAAVTGGEVSIPHWPRYTTQPGDVIREILVRMGAEARFYENVLTVHGPERLAGIDIDLHDVGELTPTVAALAALADSPSRLRGIAHLRGHETDRLAALATEINRLGGKVTETEDGLAIVPNPLTGGQWRSYADHRMATAGAIIGLVTPGVEIEDIGTTAKTLPNFVQLWADMLSGTGHAGGPGADH from the coding sequence ATGCCGAGAAAGGGACGCAACCCCCGCGACACCCCGGTCATTTGGGAAGATGGGGCGGTGACTTTCTGGCCCGCGCCCCATGTCCGAGTTCCCGTCCACGCGACCGTGACCCTGCCCGGGTCCAAATCCATTACCAATCGGGCGTTGATCCTCGCCGCGCTGGCGGATCGGCCGTCCACCCTCACCGGTGCGCTGCGCAGCCGCGACACCAATCTGATGATCGAGGCGCTGCGGGCCATGGGCGCCGGCATCGAGGGCGAGGGCGAGACGCTGGTCGTCACTCCGCCGGCCGAATTCTCCTCCGCCATGGTCGATTGCGGGCTGGCGGGCACGGTCATGCGGTTCCTGCCGCCGGTGGCGGCGCTGGCACACGGCGATGTCGCCTTCGACGGGGACGAGCAGGCGCGGGTGCGGCCGCTGACCACGATTCTGGACGCGTTGCGGGCGCTGGGCCTCGACATCGACGGCAACGCGCTGCCGTTCGTGGTGCACGGCACCGGAACTCTGCGCGGCGGGCCGGTCACCATCGACGCGTCGGGTTCCTCGCAGTTCGTCTCGGGACTGCTGTTGTCGGCGGCGCGATTCGAGCAGGGCATCACGGTCAATCACGACGGCGCGGCGCTGCCGTCCATGCCGCACATCGAGATGACCGTGGAGATGCTGCGGCGCGCCGACGTTCGCGTGGACGCGCCCAACGATTCGCGCAAGGCGCAGACCTGGACCGTCGCGCCGGGCCCGATTCGCGCGGTGGACTGGGAGATCGAGCCGGACCTGTCCAACGCCACCCCGTTCCTGGCGGCCGCGGCCGTCACCGGCGGCGAGGTGAGCATTCCGCACTGGCCGCGCTACACCACCCAGCCCGGTGACGTGATCCGCGAGATCCTGGTGCGCATGGGCGCGGAGGCGCGCTTCTACGAGAACGTGCTCACCGTGCACGGACCGGAGCGGCTGGCGGGCATCGACATCGACCTGCACGATGTGGGCGAGCTGACGCCGACGGTGGCGGCCCTTGCGGCCCTGGCGGATTCGCCGTCGCGGCTGCGCGGCATCGCGCACCTGCGCGGGCACGAGACCGACCGGCTGGCGGCGCTGGCCACCGAGATCAACCGGCTGGGCGGCAAGGTCACCGAGACCGAGGACGGGCTGGCCATCGTGCCGAATCCGCTCACCGGCGGGCAGTGGCGGTCCTACGCCGACCATCGGATGGCGACGGCGGGCGCGATCATCGGCCTGGTGACCCCGGGCGTGGAGATCGAGGACATCGGCACCACGGCCAAGACGCTGCCGAACTTCGTGCAGCTGTGGGCGGACATGCTGTCGGGAACAGGCCATGCCGGCGGGCCGGGAGCGGACCACTGA
- a CDS encoding nitroreductase family deazaflavin-dependent oxidoreductase — translation MAFAEWRRRPESPARWNPLPRLGRTLARRRTVMRTAPAIFALERFTRRITDGRKGILDVAGLPALQLTVAGRRTGIPRTVTLLYVPDVADEKRFLIVSSNWGKPQQPSWSANLLGADHAELRVRQDSFPVRVRQLTGADRDRAWRRALEFWPGYAMEQKLAGERRFRLFELTRE, via the coding sequence ATGGCCTTTGCTGAGTGGCGGCGCCGCCCCGAATCGCCCGCCCGTTGGAATCCGCTGCCCCGGCTGGGCCGTACCCTCGCCCGCCGCCGCACGGTCATGCGCACCGCACCGGCGATTTTCGCGCTGGAACGCTTCACGCGCCGGATCACCGACGGCCGCAAGGGCATCCTGGATGTGGCCGGACTGCCCGCGCTGCAGCTCACCGTCGCGGGTCGGCGCACCGGGATACCGCGCACCGTCACCCTGCTCTACGTCCCCGATGTGGCCGACGAGAAGCGTTTCTTGATCGTCTCGTCGAATTGGGGCAAGCCGCAACAGCCTTCGTGGTCGGCCAATCTGCTCGGCGCCGACCATGCCGAGCTGCGGGTGCGCCAGGACAGTTTTCCGGTCCGGGTGCGGCAGCTCACCGGCGCGGATCGGGATCGGGCCTGGCGGCGGGCATTGGAATTCTGGCCCGGCTACGCCATGGAGCAGAAACTGGCGGGCGAGCGTCGATTCCGGCTGTTCGAACTCACCCGGGAATGA
- the rsgA gene encoding ribosome small subunit-dependent GTPase A: protein MGGHAVGNRPCRRAGSGPLRRREYDETDVRVRPGKGSRPRTKTRPQHLDAEAAMVVSVDRGRWGCVLDDDPERPVTAMRARELGRTPIVVGDRVDLVGDLTGKPDTLARIVRVADRRTVLRRTADDTDPFERVVVANAEQLFIVVALADPPPRTGFVERAMVAAYVGGLEPILCLTKHDLAADSEFASAFEDLDLTIVYGGIEDPVDPVLELLDDKLTAFIGHSGVGKSTLVNRLVPDADRAVGAVSGVGKGRHTSTQSVALPLKDGGWVIDTPGVRSFGLAHITPDDVIGAFSDLADAIEDCPRGCTHLGPPADPECALDLLPGKQARVAAIRRLLVALNSNDPWFRGNTDG from the coding sequence GTGGGCGGACATGCTGTCGGGAACAGGCCATGCCGGCGGGCCGGGAGCGGACCACTGAGGCGGCGCGAATACGACGAGACCGATGTCCGGGTGCGCCCGGGCAAGGGCTCGCGCCCGCGCACCAAGACCCGGCCGCAGCATCTGGATGCCGAAGCGGCCATGGTGGTTTCGGTGGATCGCGGGCGATGGGGGTGCGTGCTCGACGACGACCCGGAGCGGCCGGTGACGGCCATGCGGGCGCGCGAGCTGGGCCGCACCCCGATCGTGGTCGGCGATCGAGTGGATCTGGTCGGCGACCTGACCGGCAAGCCCGACACCCTGGCCCGCATCGTGCGGGTGGCGGATCGCCGAACGGTATTGCGCCGCACCGCCGATGACACCGACCCGTTCGAGCGGGTGGTGGTGGCCAATGCCGAGCAGCTGTTCATCGTGGTGGCGCTGGCCGATCCGCCGCCGCGCACCGGATTCGTGGAGCGTGCCATGGTGGCCGCGTATGTCGGTGGGCTGGAACCGATTCTGTGCCTGACCAAGCACGATCTGGCGGCGGATTCCGAATTCGCTTCCGCCTTCGAGGATTTGGACCTGACCATCGTCTACGGCGGCATCGAGGATCCGGTGGATCCGGTGCTGGAACTGCTGGACGACAAGCTGACCGCGTTCATCGGGCATTCCGGGGTCGGCAAGTCCACGCTGGTGAACCGGCTGGTGCCGGACGCGGATCGGGCAGTCGGCGCGGTGTCGGGGGTCGGCAAGGGCCGGCACACCTCGACGCAGTCGGTGGCGCTGCCGTTGAAGGACGGCGGCTGGGTGATCGACACGCCCGGGGTGCGTTCCTTCGGTTTGGCCCACATCACACCCGACGACGTCATCGGGGCGTTCTCGGATCTGGCCGACGCGATCGAGGACTGTCCGCGCGGCTGCACCCATTTGGGCCCGCCCGCGGACCCGGAATGCGCACTCGACCTGCTGCCGGGTAAACAGGCGCGGGTGGCGGCCATTCGCCGCCTGCTGGTCGCCTTGAATTCGAATGATCCATGGTTCCGGGGAAACACCGACGGCTGA